In Patescibacteria group bacterium, the sequence TGCCTAATTGCGAATACCGCTTCTGATTACTCTGCTCGAGTGTTTTCAAGAGGCGTCATATTTTCGAGCTGCTGAATTAGCGGTTACGGCTAACTCTTAAGACTAATGTAACTTAATTTGCCACCGTCTTTGTTGGTTTGTGGGTGGCAAATGAAAAGACTCAAACTGACTAAGCATGTAGCGACTCTTGGAAATTATTCTCTGGACGGGGGTGCGAATCCCCCCAGCTCCACCAAAGAAAAATCCCAGACCTTGTGTCTGGATTTTTTCTTTGTGTGAGTTGAGAGGGTTGATTCGCACCCTGGGAAAGGGGTCGGGGAAACGGGAGTTTCCCCGTGGTGGAGGCAGACCACCAGTATCACTGGTGGGCGTCGGAACCGCAAGGGTCCGAGGAGCCCCGATTTAGCATCGGGGCGACGGGTGCCATATCCCCCCAGTTTCCAACGGCTCATCGTTGAGCCGTTGGATAATATATATAGTTGGAACCTGATAAGATAAAACTATGATTATTATATTCTTTGAAGCCCATGGCACAACTCTGGATAATGAAGCTCACTTAGCTTCCGGGCATTATGATGTGGAGTTATCCGATCTTGGCAGAGAACAGGCGAAGCAGTTAGGTGAACGTTACCAGGATAAACATATAGATGCTATTTTCTGCTCGGATCTACAGCGGTCATACAAAACTGCAGAGATCGCTTTTAAAGGCAAAGACATTCCCATCATCCAAGACGCCAGATTAAGAGAATGTGATTATGGAGATTGGACAAGACGTCCCAGCAGTGATGTAGAAGCTGAAAGAGGGAACAGGGTTTCTGTTCATTTCCCGAACGGCGAGAGTTACGAACAAATCTGCGACAGGATGAAGGATTTCTTAGATGAATTAAAAACTAACTATAATAACAAGACTGTGCTAATCATTGGGCATAGAGCTACTCAATACGGATTAGAGCATTGGATTAAAGGCATTCCTATTCTAAAAACTGTGACAGATCCGTGGCAGTGGCAACCGGGTTGGGAATATCAATACTAAACCTGTTCTCCTGTAGTCAGTTTCCTATATCCTCTAAGATGCACCGCCAGTAAAATCCGTTTCTGGATTGACTTTTTGATAGATAAAGCTACAATCAGTGCATAATTCCTGAGGATGTTCCCAGGTGGTCTGACTTGTCAGATATCAGCACCTTTTAGGAGAACCGACCCAATGAACAAGGTGGCAGTTTTGGGCTCTGTCGGACAGACGGATGACCTGGAGAAGCATATCCAGCGGTGGCTTGATAAACACCCCAACGCCACAATTGTGGCAATCAGCCAGATTGCCTGTGGTGAGCCGATCAGTGGTAGTATCCATACTTATACCACCATCATCTACAAAGATGATCAGTAATAAGGAGTGATGCAAGTCAAACCTCTCCCGCAGTAGCCAGTCTACAAAACATCAAGCTCCGAAAGGCATCGGAGCTGTTTTATTTTCCCTCAGATAATTTTCCACTTCCCTGGCCGTGTCCTGCGGACCTGTTTCCGTGGGTAGGCATTCAGAATGCTCCGCTAGTAAAAATTATTCAGATTGTTTATTTAGGATCTGTGATAATTTGTCATACTTGGCTAGAGTTCGGTCAAACACCTGTTTAATCAAATCAGGGAAATGGGCTTTTAGTACTTCCATGCCTTCCGCCGTAATTCCACCCGGAGTAGCTACTTGCTGGGGGACACTAGCTAAATCATTTTCCTTTAAGAAGGCTTGAGATGATCCAATAAGTGTCTGCAATGCAATTTCTCCTGCTATCTCCTTGGGCAAACCCCTTGTAACGGCTTCTTGGATGACTGTATCAAGCATAAATGCCCAGAAAGCAGGGGCACAGCTAGAAACATCGGCGGCTAATTCAAACTTAGATTCATCCAACAAGAGGGGATGACCCACCAGGTTAAGCAGACTTAATATCCTGGATAGTTTATCAGTCTTTAAATTCTCGTGAGCAGCATAAAGAATAATACCCTGGAACACCTTTTGGGTATAGCTTGGAATGATTCTAATAACTTGGTCACCAACATGTTTAGATAACTGGCTGAGCGTAACCCCTACTGCAATAGAAACCACCAGTTTATTGCTATCAAAACCGAGATCTTTTATTAAAGATATAACCTCAGTGGGTTTGACGCAAATAAATACCATATCAGATTGATTGATGGCTTCTTGAGGAGTTTTGACTACCTTGACTCCCTCTGGCAATCTTTCAGGGTTTAGTAGAGCAATATCGTTGATGTATAAGTTTTGACCAGAAATAGCCCCACTATTTACTAGAGCATTGCCCAATAAAGACCCCATTCTGCCAAACCCGATAAACCCTAACTTCATAACATCCATTGTTTTTACATTATTAAAGCAATACTTCACCGGGGAGATGCTTGCCTGGAAATCCGGAAGCCATTACTGCTCCATAAGCCCCAGTATTTAAGATTGCCAGTATATCTCCAATGTGAATCTCGGGCAGCTTTCTATCTTCTCCAATAAAATCTGATTGGAGGACAGAATTCGAGCAGATGGTATATTTCTGATGTTTTCCACCTTTACCATCAGCTAAAACTATCGGATGATAGCCGCCAGAGTTGCACCCATAGACAAATGGACGGGCAAAGACACCGAATCCGGCATCACAACCAATTTGTGTCCAACCGTCCAGGTGCTTGATACTAGTAACTGTGGTTAATAAAGTGCCGGCATTACCAACTAAAGATCTGCCAGGTTCTATTTCTAAGATGATTTCCCTTTTGAAATGATTAGACAATTTTTCCGTTAACTGGGATAAATGTTTTCCAAGACAAATAAAGTCAAACTCTGATTCAGTTGGTTTCATTTTTACACCAAAGCCTCCGCCAAAGTTAATAGACTCTAGATCTGGTAGGAGTTTAGCTGCCCCTCCCAGCTCTTTAGATAAACGGATGAAAGGAGCCAAGGATAACATATTAGAAGCTATGTAGCCATGTATACTAGTGACCTTAAGTCCTGATTTCTTGCAAAGATTTAGTATATAAGGAAAATCTTTTCGGTTTATACCAATCCGTTTCTTGTTCTTTAAAGCATTAGTGGCATGGGCTGGAGGTGACCATCTAAGTTGGTAGCGAATGCCTATTTCTGGATTCTTAGACTTTATGCTTTTAGCTAAAGAACAGTATCGCTCTATCTCTTCCTTGGAATCAAAGTTAATAAAAAGTCCTTTCTTGGCATACAACAGAAGATCATTGTCAGATATGTTGGTAGTGGTAACTGTAATAGAATTTGGCTTAAAACCAGCCGCTAAGGCTTCATCCAACTCTTTAGGAGAATTAACCTGAAGACCTGCCCCCAAGCCTTTCAGGATACTTAATATCCCAGAGTGATTGTTCGCCATAACGGCATAACGAATCTGGAAAGGCTGGTAACTAAAGCTGTCAACGATCTCTTTATACTGTTTTTCTAGCACTTTCTGGTCATA encodes:
- a CDS encoding pyrroline-5-carboxylate reductase, coding for MKLGFIGFGRMGSLLGNALVNSGAISGQNLYINDIALLNPERLPEGVKVVKTPQEAINQSDMVFICVKPTEVISLIKDLGFDSNKLVVSIAVGVTLSQLSKHVGDQVIRIIPSYTQKVFQGIILYAAHENLKTDKLSRILSLLNLVGHPLLLDESKFELAADVSSCAPAFWAFMLDTVIQEAVTRGLPKEIAGEIALQTLIGSSQAFLKENDLASVPQQVATPGGITAEGMEVLKAHFPDLIKQVFDRTLAKYDKLSQILNKQSE
- a CDS encoding histidine phosphatase family protein, with translation MIIIFFEAHGTTLDNEAHLASGHYDVELSDLGREQAKQLGERYQDKHIDAIFCSDLQRSYKTAEIAFKGKDIPIIQDARLRECDYGDWTRRPSSDVEAERGNRVSVHFPNGESYEQICDRMKDFLDELKTNYNNKTVLIIGHRATQYGLEHWIKGIPILKTVTDPWQWQPGWEYQY